CCGCTGCTGGAATTCTTCCAGTAGTTGAAGAAAAACACCTTCAGGCGTATTTTCACTGATCAATTTGACCTCACATTCCAGTCTTTCTTCTAGTTTTTCTGCCAGCAATGCTGACCCTCCAGCCAGAAGAACCAATGGAATTGCATGCTGCTCTTTTTGTACTATAGCAGTTGTTTGCCAATTGTGACTATATAAATGCAGTCCATCTGACACCTCTGCTAACTGAGTATTGCTAATGGTCTGATTAACCTTGTTAGCATCCAATGGCAGAACCACCAACTCCGTAAAGCTGATCAGCACCTCTCCTGCGCTGTTTAGCAACTCTATTTCATAACTGCTGGCAGATTTACCTGAGCTGTTTTTGCTGACGTAGCACCAGATCTCTTCTGGCAACGGCTGATAAATATTGATTTCTCTTACACTAAAAGGGAGCATCAATTGCTGGTTTTGTGTTAAAAGACTGATTGCCATACAGGTTTGCAATGCACTATCCATCATCCCGGCTGATAAGCTGAAACCAGTTTCTGCGGTTAAGGAGATTTTGGACAATGCAGCTTCTTCACTGTAATAAATCTGCTGAACTCCCTGGAAAGTTTTCCCGTAATCAAGCCCTATCGAACAAAATATTGCATAATAATCAGCTCCGTCTTTATATCCATTTTTAGAACTGCTTTGCGTCAGGCTATTGCGCAATTCGTTGATATCCTTTTTCCCTGGTGCAGACAGTGATAAAGTACTTAAAACTCCCTGCCCATGTAATTGCTTTTCTTGTCCGCTGGAATAGACTTCATAAATTACAGTATCGCCTTTCGCTTCAAGACTCAAATGAACCTGAACTGGTGACGCGTTAACCTTAACAGGCTGTAACCAGTTAACCTCTTTGATTTGAGTAATGGTAGCTTCCGTTGCATATGCTCCCGCAGCTCTGGCCATTTCAAGATAGGCAACGCCGGGTAAAATCTGATCTCCAAGAACCTTGTGGTCTCTTAAAAACAACTCCCTTCCAGTATATATACTGCTAAACTGCTGCTTGTAAAGCGTAGAGTTATTAGCATGCAATAGTGGATGTAAAACAGCGTTTGAACTCCCTGTAGCCTTCATTGATTTTAACCAGAAACGTTCCCGGGAAAATGGGTAATGAGGTAAAGTAATCTTATCAGGTTTGCTATCCAGATAAAAATGAGCCCACTCTATATGGAACCCTTTCACCCAGTATGCTGCTAAAGTATCCCATAACTTGCCAGCTATAGCACCCTGAATAACAGCCATCTCATTGACTTCATTAGCTACTGCTTTCTTATGTTTTCTGATATTTTCATTATAATACTGACCGGCTTTTCCCCTGGTAAAATCCGTAAGGCGTTTCACCAGTTCGTTCAAATTTTCAGCTGGAACAGCAAGACGTTCTTCCATTACTGAGCGGCCGGTTTGAAGTGTATAAGCAATATTGTATAAGTTTATAGCTGGTTCGTTTTGAATATGCTGTATCAGTTGTTCAGCCTGTAACAGCAATTGCTCTTTGTTTTTTGCAGACAATAAAACCAGGACTTCTCCTGAGTTTTGAACTTGCTGTTTTTGCACGGGAATATATTCTTCAATGACCAGATGGGCATTGGTACCACTAAAACCAAAACTACTCACCGCTGCCCTTCTCCGTGTATTTTCAGGAGTATTCCAAACAGTCAGCTGATCCTGTATCCTGAACGGGCTGCCTTCAAAATTGATCAGTGGATTGTTCTGTTTATAGTTGATGCTTGGCGGTAATTGCTGATGTTTTAGTGCCAGTACAACTTTAAGTACACTGGCAATTCCCGCAGCTTCCAGTGCATGGCCAATATTAGTCTTCACACTGCCTAAAGCACAGAAATTATTTTTAGCAGTATAAGACCTGAAGGATGCGCTTAAAGCTTCAAACTCTATCGGATCACCCAGGCTGGTACCTGTTCCATGTGCTTCCACATAACTGATCGTCTCAGGATTGATGTTAAACCTGTCATAGACTTCTTTTTCCAGTTCTTGCTGCGACAATACACTGGGTGCAGTTATTCCGTTGGTTGTGCCGTCCTGATTGGTTAAACTCCCTTTGATTACGCCATAGATCCGGTCATTGTCGCGCTCCGCATCGGCCAGTCTTTTCAAAACGATGACACCAACCCCTTCACCCATTACAAATCCATTCGCTCTGCTGTCAAAAGTATAACAGCGGCCATCCACAGATAACATCCCTGCTCTAACAGCCATGGTATAAGCCTGTTCAGAGTTAATAATGTTCACACCACCAGCCAGCACCAAATCAGTATCCCCTCTTTGCAGACTGTTAAAACCCAGATCTATAGCAACCAGTGAGCTGGAACAGGCAGTATTGATCGCAATAGCAGGCCCCTTTAAATTTAAAAAATAAGATATCCGTGAAGCCAGTATTGCACTCGAATTACCCCACAAAGCAGAAGGCAAAGTCCCTTCAGTTGCAGCTGCATAATCACTTTGTCCGGCCCCGGCATAAACACCGCATTTTACCTCAGAAAGCTGATCAGCGTTAATCCCCGCATCTTCAATAGCTTTCCAGCTATGTTCTAAGAATAATCTTTGCATCGGGTCCATCATCTCCGCTTCAGAACCCGAAAGCTTAAAGAACAAAGGATCAAAACAGGCAGCATCCGCTAAACAGCTTGCCCAGCGTGTTTGCCCTGAACTGTTTTCGTTTTCACTCCATTTTTCAGTATTGACCGGCGTGATTAAACTCCTGCCTTCTTTGAGTACTTTCCAATAGGCATCCAGATCATTAGCAGTACCAAACTGCCCGCTAATTCCAATGATGGCAATTTCTGCCGATGATTCAGATTCAGGTGTAAGAACCTGACGCTCAATTGCAGTTTTCTTTTCAGCGATGACTACAGGCACTTCCGCCTGTTTAACAGGAGGTTGTAATACCGAAGCAAAGTTCTTTTGCAGGTAAGCTGTCAGCAATGTAATATTTGGGTAACTGTATAAATCAGTAGCCTTTATAGCCAGGTTTAGCTCCTCATTAATATTATTGATCAGCTCAATACCAATAATCGAGTCGAAACCGTAATCTTTAAATTGCGTAGTGACCTCAAATTCTTCTTCAGGCAATGCAATCGTTGCGGCAGCAATAGTGACCAGTTTTGCCATTAACCAGCCGCTATCTTCAACTGTAGCTGGTAATGCGGCTAAGGACGACGCAGGGACAGCTGGTGACACTTCCGGAACTATGACCTGAGCTGACACCTCAATAATGCCATTGCTCTTTGCCAGAATCGCATGTCCGCCATGATCCAGCGGATAAATCATCATTTGCCCGTACCCTGCCTCTGCCAGAAAAACCAGGATATCAGGATGTCCGGCCGTGACCTCTAAAACGAGTAATCCATTTTCTTTTAAGCTGGGTTTAAGCTTTGCCAGCAATTCTTCACTCACATCGCTCCTGGTCAAAATACTGACCACAATATCGTAACTGCTTGTTTGCTGCTGCTCAGCAAAAGTCCACAGACTAACCTGATCGGCATAAGCACTTAATAAGTTACCTATTTCAGCATTTACACTACCCGTTTCCAGAATATGGAATTTCCCGCCAGCCTGAAGATTTCCCACACTTGAAGCAACATTCACTTTGATCAGTGTAGCCAGCAAATCATGGTGACTAAATTCTTTGACTTCTATAGCCGGTATCCCTGTATTCAGCAGGGATACTTCTGCCGTTTTCACAAACTTTTTACTCTTGCTAATAAATTCCATACTATATAAGTTTTACGGCAAATACCTGAGATTCATTGTTAGCCAATACCTTTTCCAGTATGGCCATTCCTTTTTTCGGCGAGATACTTCCTATCCCCAGCCGCTGCATGCGTTGTTTATATGCGGGTGAAGAGACTACGCCTACTTCGCCCCAGTATCCCCAGTTGATAATATGCACTGGAATATGATGTCTGTGTCTGATACTATGTGCGTAGCTATCTTTATAAGTGCAGCCAGCTGCATAATTGGATTGTCCGGGTGCGCTCCATTGCGATTGCACGGAAGAATAAAAACAGATAAAGTCAAGCGGATCTTCTTTAAACACATCAACCAGGTAATGACTTGCCATCGATTTGATCTCAAAAGATTTGATAAAATCCTCTTCACTCATATTTCTCAATAGCATATCATTCAATACAATACCTGAGTGAAATACCCCGTTTACAGTCAGTCCTGAGTTTTTAACTTCCAGATAGGCTTTTCTCACACTTTTCTTATGATTTGCATCACATTGAATGTAAACTGGTCGTTTTCCCAATTTCTCAATCTCATGCTGCGCATTTATGATCGCCGCGTCCAGAGGCCTTCTGCCCAACCAGATTACCTGAGCCTGGTAATGCTCAACCAGATATGCGGTGGTTGATTTACCAATACCACCTGCACCGCCTAACATCACATAAGTACCATTTTGTTTCAGCTTGCTTGCTTTATCGGCAGGAAGTTCCAACTGGAACAGGTTGCGCTGATAAGCATGGCCATTGCGATAACTAACCAGTACATCTGTATTATTAAATGAGGTTTGTAATAACTTTTCAGCACTTGTCTTCAAGACCCCTGACTGATCCATTTCTACATCCATCACTCTGAATTTCCAATGCGCTTGTTCTTTTGCAAAGGAGCCAATCAGACCGGAAATCCCACTTCCTGATTCCTCAACCTGATCACCCGCAAAAACTTGCTGTGTATTGGCTGTTAATACCGTAACATGCAGTTCCGTATCGTTATAAACGGTATCCAATAGTTTTTTGATCGTTCTGAATACGGCGAATTCTCTCTGTGCATACCCTTTATTTAAAGTCTGTCCGTTTTCTTCAGCAAGACCTTGCAGTAAATAAACAGCGGTTAAACCTTCTGGTATGCTGGTCAGCATTTTGACTACTATAACTTCAGAACCGCTTTTGCTCAATTCTTGTTGTATTTGCTGTGTAACGTCAGCTGGTGCATCACCTGTAATGATCAGGCATTTTTCCTGACCGGTAACCAGCACAGGTTGCAGGTTTTTAACACGGCCCCAGACCGGTGTATATAAATGATCTGACTTTTCCTCTTGTGGGAATTGTTTTTCATTGCTAACCTCTTGCTGCACTTCTTTAAATACCTGCTTTTCTATTTCTTCTACAAATTCCGAAGCTGTCTTTTTTCCTTCAGGCACCCAATAACGATTGCGGGCAAATGGATAAACCGGTAAGCTGATCTTCGCAGGTTTCTGATCCGGATAACAAGCTGACCAATCCACCTGCGTTCCTTTTAGCCATGTTTTAGCGATCAGTATTAATGCAGGGTTATTCTGATCAGCCCCAGTTATCGGTTCCAGGGCACTATTTTCTTGCAGGCAACTTTGCCCCTCAGCCAGCAGACCAATTAATTCACTGACATGACGTGCTATAAATACCGCTTTTTCAACCATTACTTCACGTCCGTTCTGTAAAGTATAAGCGATATCATGCAAGTTTCCATTTGGATTTAATTCCAGGTAGTTTTTAAGATTTTTAAGCTGTTGTTGCAGCTGTAATTTGTTTTTTGCTGATAATGGAATGATAGCAGGTTCTTCACTGGCATAAACAACTTTAGCTAATGGCTGATATTCTTCCATAATAATATGTGCATTTGCACCGCCAAATCCGAAACTGCTGATGCCAGCAATTCTTGGTTTATTATTTTCTGATATCCATGCGGTTGTTTCTTTTTGCAAACGGAAAGGGGTATTTTCCATTTGCAGATAGGCGTTAGGGTTTTGTAAATGTGGATTTCCCGGCAACATCTGATATTTCATCGCCATTAATACTTTCATCACACCAGCCATACCTGCCGCAGATTCCAAATGGCCTACATTAGTTTTTACGCTTCCAATGCTGCAATATGCTTTTTGTGTCTGCACCAATCCCCTATCCTCATACAGCGTATTAAAAGCCAGTTTTAACCCTTCAATTTCTATCGGGTCACCTAGTGCTGTTCCAGTACCGTGTGCTTCTATATAACTAATGTCGCGTGGATCTATGTTCGCATTCCGATAAGCTTTAACCAGCAGATCGCGCTGTGCATTCGGATTTGGCGAGGTTAAAGTATTAGCCCTTCCACCGTGATTTTCGGCAGTCCCTCTGATAATTCCATAAATATGATCGCCATCAGCTTCTGCTTTACTCAAAGCTTTCAGGATCACAATTCCAACACCTTCTCCACGCACATAACCATTGGCACGCTGATCAAAACTTTTACAGCGTCCATCTTCACTTAACATTCCTGCACTGCTGAAAGAAAGGGTCAGTTCAGGCGAAAGCATTGCATTTACGCCCCCTGCAATAGCCAGATCACAATGGCCATTCCTGATATGTTCTACACCGCGGTGAATGGCAATCAATGAACTTGAACAGGCCGTATCTACAGGTTCACTTGGCCCGTGAATATCCAGTAAATAGGAAATCCTGTTGACCAGCACCGAATGTGCTGCGCCTGTAGAGAATTGTGCCTGACTCATTAAATCAGTTCCATTATTCAATAAAGTAGAATAATCTACGGCTGATACGCCAATAAAAGCACCAGTATTCGTTCCTCTGAGTTTGGAGTTTGCAATGCCTGCATCTTCCAAAGCATTAAATACTGCTTCGAGCGTGATTCGCTGCTGCGGGTCCATTAAGGCGGCCTCTTTAGGCGAAATATTAAAGAATAAGGGATCAAATTTATCTATATCGGTAATGAAACCTCCCCATTTAGCTTTCGTTTTACGTGCTCCTTTTTGAGGATCTCCATAATATTCCTGCCAGCTCCAACGGTCTGAAGGAACTTCGGTAATCAGGTCTTTATTGTTTTTGATCTGTTCCCATAAGGTAGCTACATCCGGAGATTCCGGAAAACGTCCGCTGATGCCTATAATCGCAATCGCTTCTTCAGGTGCTTTTAAAGCTGGTTGCGCACTTACAGGTCTGTCAGTTTTGAAATGATTTAACCTGCTTTTACGCCCGGTTTGCTGAGTTGAATTCAATTCCTGAGCAGTACCTGATTGTTCTGCTACTGAACCTTTAACAGCTGATGAGCTAACCTGTTGCGCACCAACACCACTTTTTGCTGCGACCTGCTCAGGATATGTTTTGAGCAGAAAGGCAGTAAGTACACCAATAGCAGGATAGTTATAAAATACTGTTGGCATTAATTCCAGCGTATAAAAGCTGTTTAATGTATTGGTAAACCGGGTCAGTAAAAGAGAATCAAAGCCATACTCACCGAATTCCGTTTCCTGGTTAACCAGAGCAAGATCCAGTTTGAGCAATTGCCCTACCATCAAACTAATTTCTCCGGCAACTTTTTCTTCCAAACCTGTTACAGCCGGTTTCAAACCAGCTTCTTTTGCAGTAACAGCTACGACCGGCAATTCATTTCCGGTTGTTCTGGCAATGCCTTCAGCCTTACCAAAATAAACAGCATACTGTCCGGCTTTACACTTTAACAATTCATCAAAAGTCCTTAATCCGGTTAGGGTATCCATCGGCAGCATGCCAAATTGTTTTTCCAGATATTTTTCACCTTCCGCACTCACCTGCATCCCACCCGATTTCCACAATGGCCAGTTGACACTGAAGGTCTTACCAGATCTCAGCCCTTTAGCCACCGCCTCATTCCTGTATTGCGCATAATGATCCAGATAAGTATTGGCCGCAGCATAATCAGCCTGCCCGGCATTGCCACTCACAGCAGCAACGGATGAAAAGAACAGCATAAAATCAAGCGGTTCATTTTTAGTTAATTCATCCAGATACTGTGCTCCCTTTACTTTTGGATTTAGCACCTGCTGAATCTGTTCCTGCGTTTTGTTTTGAATAAAACTATCTCTTAAAGTTCCTGCGCTATGTAAAACACCATGTAATGCCTGATAAGTCCCTTTGATCTTTTGTATCAGGGCTGCTAATTCTTTTTCAACCGTAATGTCACAAGCGTAATAAACCGTTCCGGGTATTCCGGCCAGTAATTTCTCTATTTCCTGATCAGGAGCTTTCCTGCCTGTCAATAATATTTTCACTCCGCTGGTTTTACTTAAATGTTTGGCAAAAACACGTCCTAGTCCACCAGCACCGCCAGTAATCAGGTAAACTCCATTTTCACGAATCTGCATTTCATCAATTTTATGATGCTGTGCTGGTCGGAAATGTTTGCTTTCCAGCAAACCTTGAACAGAACGGATTTCCGGAGCAGCTGGCTTCTCATTTTTTAGCAGCTCAGTTAAACCGTCCAAATCAGCCAGTGCTAAACTGTCTACCCCTATCGTTTGCCCTGTAATACGGGGATTTTCCTGTACCGCAGATTGCAGTAAACTGGTTATAAATCCTGCCTGTGCATAGTTTTCGTTTTGATAAACTACAGTTAAATGCAATAATGCATTCCGCTTTAACTCTGCTTTAAGTTGTTCAAGTATCGTTGTAAAATAAACTACAGGCTGGATTATCGCAATAGCTTTGGTTGCAATCCCTAAACGTTCTTCCATAGCTTCTGCTAAGGTTTCAGATCCTCCTGCAAGCCAGATTAACTGCTGCTCAACTGCATGTGCTTTGTTCATAGGAACGGTTGAAACTACTTTTTCCCATACCGGTTGATAGATATGCAGATCAGCGGCCGGCTCTGTAGATTTTGCTGGTTTAAACCCACCCCCTAATGGAAGGGCAACAAAATTCCGGAAGCTAAGTAAGACTTCCCCTTTCTCATTCAGCAAATCAATATCATAAGCGCTCAGTTTATCCCCGGCTTTAGTTTGTTCACTGATCCGTGCATAAGCCCATATAGAAATACCTTCTAGCTCCTTGTAGAAACTCACTTCCCCCATAAAGTAAGGCAATGCAAGCGTATAAGGCTCGCTGCTTACCTGCTGGAATCCATAAATTGTATGCAACATACTATCAAGAATTCCAGGCGTATAGCTGAATCCATCCAGGCTGTTCAACTCAATTTTAGCTAAACACCCCACTTGATCAGCATACATTTTTTGAACGCCTCTGTAAGAAGAACCAAGGTCCAAACCAGCTGCAAGAAACTCTTCGTACATTTCTTTTCCGTTCAGTACCGTATCGGCAGATGATTGCAAAGCAGCAATATCCAGCTTTTCAGGTTGGGTTAACTCCTGCGTAAAGAGATGTCCACTGCCATGAATAGCATCTTCATTGTTATAGACCTCATAACACAAATGATCGTCTTCGGTATAAACCGCAGTATGTACGCTGGTTGATGCTCCGTTTATACTAATTGGATTTAACCAGCTAATATTCCGCAGTTGCGTAACAGCTTGCCCGGTACTTAATGTCCCGGCTACTCTTGCCAGTTCCAGGTAAGCTACCCCGGGTA
The sequence above is drawn from the Pedobacter cryoconitis genome and encodes:
- a CDS encoding SDR family NAD(P)-dependent oxidoreductase, giving the protein MEFISKSKKFVKTAEVSLLNTGIPAIEVKEFSHHDLLATLIKVNVASSVGNLQAGGKFHILETGSVNAEIGNLLSAYADQVSLWTFAEQQQTSSYDIVVSILTRSDVSEELLAKLKPSLKENGLLVLEVTAGHPDILVFLAEAGYGQMMIYPLDHGGHAILAKSNGIIEVSAQVIVPEVSPAVPASSLAALPATVEDSGWLMAKLVTIAAATIALPEEEFEVTTQFKDYGFDSIIGIELINNINEELNLAIKATDLYSYPNITLLTAYLQKNFASVLQPPVKQAEVPVVIAEKKTAIERQVLTPESESSAEIAIIGISGQFGTANDLDAYWKVLKEGRSLITPVNTEKWSENENSSGQTRWASCLADAACFDPLFFKLSGSEAEMMDPMQRLFLEHSWKAIEDAGINADQLSEVKCGVYAGAGQSDYAAATEGTLPSALWGNSSAILASRISYFLNLKGPAIAINTACSSSLVAIDLGFNSLQRGDTDLVLAGGVNIINSEQAYTMAVRAGMLSVDGRCYTFDSRANGFVMGEGVGVIVLKRLADAERDNDRIYGVIKGSLTNQDGTTNGITAPSVLSQQELEKEVYDRFNINPETISYVEAHGTGTSLGDPIEFEALSASFRSYTAKNNFCALGSVKTNIGHALEAAGIASVLKVVLALKHQQLPPSINYKQNNPLINFEGSPFRIQDQLTVWNTPENTRRRAAVSSFGFSGTNAHLVIEEYIPVQKQQVQNSGEVLVLLSAKNKEQLLLQAEQLIQHIQNEPAINLYNIAYTLQTGRSVMEERLAVPAENLNELVKRLTDFTRGKAGQYYNENIRKHKKAVANEVNEMAVIQGAIAGKLWDTLAAYWVKGFHIEWAHFYLDSKPDKITLPHYPFSRERFWLKSMKATGSSNAVLHPLLHANNSTLYKQQFSSIYTGRELFLRDHKVLGDQILPGVAYLEMARAAGAYATEATITQIKEVNWLQPVKVNASPVQVHLSLEAKGDTVIYEVYSSGQEKQLHGQGVLSTLSLSAPGKKDINELRNSLTQSSSKNGYKDGADYYAIFCSIGLDYGKTFQGVQQIYYSEEAALSKISLTAETGFSLSAGMMDSALQTCMAISLLTQNQQLMLPFSVREINIYQPLPEEIWCYVSKNSSGKSASSYEIELLNSAGEVLISFTELVVLPLDANKVNQTISNTQLAEVSDGLHLYSHNWQTTAIVQKEQHAIPLVLLAGGSALLAEKLEERLECEVKLISENTPEGVFLQLLEEFQQRKLAKTMIQFVYAIADELDYGFISGMLKTAVQESSLLMGKTIGVESLSVNELNLLTEILSAEQGDPAAEVRYQNGKREVNGLQVLAAIDNSLQDAVSSKNTGLRTGIKENGVYLITGGAGGLGVIFAAYLNKTAGTKVILAGRSALNKTQQERLKEMPHTVYEPCDVTRIEEVKALIEKIKAQYGYLNGIIHSAGVTRDSLLLHKTAAEVQDVFSAKVNGAKNIDEATRQEQLDFMVYCSSLAGVFGNTGQSDYAAANAWLDHYAGYRERERIQGKRTGKTLSINWPLWKTGGMQISAEQEKYMAHRFGLLPMPTADGLEALARLLNSTVKQGTVIYGHPEKLGIQAASAVPEEAVPVIAAPVLAADDDLQLAATAYLGELLAAALKIPVARLQPDVPFEQFGIDSTMVIRLTNILEESLGKVSRTVFFECQTLDELVSHFLITHRDVLYTLTGTAHAAGTTKAAIITQSVNTVLAPARSIIPVPEQKTRMESQARIAPQLTADVAIIGVSGRYPGARNLNEFWENLKAGKDSITEIPDGRWKISDFYDPAKGKNGKTYSKWGGFMEDVDLFDPLFFNISPREAEIMDPQERLFLQTVWETMEDAGYTRSGLQGKTEETSGLAGQVGVYVGVMYEEYQLFGPEETAGGNPTALLGNPSSIANRISYFFNFHGPSMAVDTMCSSSLTAIHLACKDLQSGEIEMAVAGGVNLSLHQNKYLILSEGGFASSKGRCESFGEGGEGYVPGEGVGAVLLKPLSRAIADGDRIYGVIKGTAVNHGGKTNGYTVPNPKAQTAVVKTAMKRAAVKAEDFSYIEAHGTGTSLGDPIELTGLKNAFECAGKQFCSIGSVKSNIGHCESAAGISGLTKVLLQMQHRQLVPSLHSATLNPNIDFENSPFKVQQKLEEWPSLNQKARIAGISSFGAGGSNAHIIIEEYISPEPEHYSTAGPAIILLSAKDSSRLKDQVINLKNLVEKRAELSLYDIAYTLQTGREAMEERLAFLAVDKAELVGQLTNYLEKNTQDLLTGNVRKDDPGFLLEGKAGKAYLESAILERENRSLIQLWIKGVGIDWNLLYPNKKPAKISLPAYPFAKERYWFQQKEKAAVKHSNQLHPLLHVADEKQLHPLLHAYKAESTF